The following proteins are co-located in the Paralichthys olivaceus isolate ysfri-2021 chromosome 2, ASM2471397v2, whole genome shotgun sequence genome:
- the padi2 gene encoding protein-arginine deiminase type-2 isoform X2, with product MMHPRTLRVDFDKTTSILCVVGSELNVNLNRSAPPSSKFFSVKCTPSVQCSISPPPQETSHLSPIPLNKNSVLLISMSRASEHEHDCKLSVRYYAEKKELLGNAILHLTAVEISLDVDADRDGVVEKNNPNKGSWKWGPDGHGAILLVNCDSERTYWKEQDSKKNHITKVSDLKDMSPMVLRTRGPAKLPEGYKLTMHISQSDAESVRVFRTRSPEAKNTISNFVYSSPLKDYPLVLNSEVLSQEVPYLGHEAEMKFYVEGLRFPDKDFNGLISINLSLLEPICTGLPETPIFTDTAVFRVAPWIMTPNTLQPVEVFVCSTSDNFKFLKGMINLVNKSGYKLKVCHEYLNRGDRWMQDELEFGYIDSPHQRFPVVLDSPRDGKLQDFPYNELLGPDFGYVTRIAQRKDVSSLDSFGNLEVSPPVTVNGKNYPLGRIIIGVAFPTATQGRNMTKVVQDFLWAQTVQEPIALFSDWLTVGHVDEFMTFVPAPDRKRFRLLLASPDAGYKLFRGLKNDGHGQAKMFDGLKPEEAITVDDILNNKSLQAENNYVQSCIDWNRDVLKKELGLDDEDIIDLPILFQLNGESGLRAEAFFPDMVNMIVLGKNLGIPKPFGPKVNGRCALEAEMCSLMGGLGLSCTFIDDYASYHKLLGEVHCGSNVRREPFDFKWWNLEV from the exons GAGCGCCCCTCCCAGCTCCAAGTTCTTCTCTGTGAAGTGCACCCCCAGTGTTCAGTGCAGCATCAGCCCCCCGCCCCAGGAGACCTCACACCTCTCACCCATCCCTCTAAATAAAAACTCAGTGCTGCTCATCAGCATGAGCCGTGCCAGTGAGCATGAACATGATTGCAAG CTGTCTGTCAGGTACTATGCGGAGAAGAAAGAGTTGTTGGGGAATGCAATTCTGCACCTGACAGCTGTTG AGATCTCTCTGGATGTGGATGCGGACAGAGACGGTGTGGTGGAGAAAAACAACCCTAATAAG GGCTCCTGGAAATGGGGTCCTGATGGACACGGAGCCATCCTATTGGTCAACTGTGACTCAGAGCGGACCTATTGGAAGGAACAAGACTCAAAGAAGAACCACATCACCAAAGTGTCAG ATCTGAAGGACATGTCGCCCATGGTGCTGCGGACCAGAGGCCCTGCAAAGCTCCCAGAGGGCTACAAGCTCACCATGCACATCTCACAGAGCGATGCAGAGAGCGTGAGAGTGTTCAGGACCAGATCCCCTGAAGCGAAAAACACCATAT CAAACTTCGTCTATAGCTCCCCATTGAAGGACTATCCACTGGTGCTGAACAGTGAGGTCCTGTCACAGGAGGTGCCGTACCTTGGCCACGAAGCAGAGATGAAGTTTTACGTGGAGGGCCTCAGGTTTCCCGACAAAGACTTCAATGGCCTCATCAGCATCAACCTCAGTCTATTAGAGCCTATTTGTACA GGTCTCCCAGAGACGCCCATTTTCACAGACACAGCTGTGTTCAGAGTGGCGCCCTGGATCATGACACCCAACACCCTGCAGCCTGTagaggtgtttgtgtgcag CACATCTGATAACTTTAAGTTCCTGAAAGGAATGATAAACCTTGTTAACAAGAGCGGGTACAAGCTGAAGGTTTGCCACGAATATCTGAACAGAGGAGATCGGTGGATGCAg GATGAGCTGGAGTTTGGTTACATCGACTCACCTCACCAACGGTTTCCTGTTGTTCTTGATTCCCCTCGAGATGGAAAACTCCAGGACTTTCCATACAATGAGCTACTG GGCCCTGACTTTGGCTACGTGACGAGGATAGCCCAGAGAAAGGATGTGAGCAGTCTGGACTCATTCGGTAATCTGGAGGTTAGTCCTCCTGTTACTGTGAATGGGAAAAACTACCCCCTGGGCCGAATCATCATCGGAGTGGCTTTCCCTAC GGCAACTCAAGGACGCAACATGACCAAAGTGGTTCAGGACTTCCTGTGGGCTCAGACGGTTCAGGAGCCAATCGCCTTGTTTTCAGATTGGCTCACTGTCGGCCACGTTGATGAATTCATGACTTTTGTTCCTGCACCTGACAGAAAG CGTTTCCGGCTGCTGCTGGCCAGCCCCGACGCCGGCTACAAGCTATTCAGAGGCTTAAAGAACGACGGTCACGGACAAGCCAAGATGTTCGACG GTCTGAAACCTGAAGAAGCAATAACGGTGGACGATATTCTCAATAACAAGAGTTTACAAGCTGAAAACAACTACGTGCAG AGCTGCATCGACTGGAACAGAGACGTCCTGAAGAAAGAGCTGGGCCTGGACGACGAGGACATCATTGACCTGCCGATCCTATTCCAGCTGAATGGGGAGTCTGGGTTAAGAGCAGAGGCGTTCTTCCCTGACATG GTGAACATGATCGTTCTGGGGAAAAACCTCGGCATCCCGAAGCCCTTCGGCCCCAAGGTGAACGGCCGCTGTGCCCTGGAGGCGGAGATGTGCTCGCTGATGGGGGGCCTGGGCCTCAGCTGCACCTTCATCGACGACTACGCCTCCTACCACAAGCTGCTGGGAGAGGTGCACTGTGGCTCCAACGTCCGTAGGGAGCCGTTTGACTTCAAGTGGTGGAACCTGGAGGTGTGA
- the padi2 gene encoding protein-arginine deiminase type-2 isoform X1, giving the protein MFQQVSQTSVPEFLKRRRAETAEHSRTCRLDTESPQGVLHVIGTTLKINLNRSAPPSSKFFSVKCTPSVQCSISPPPQETSHLSPIPLNKNSVLLISMSRASEHEHDCKLSVRYYAEKKELLGNAILHLTAVEISLDVDADRDGVVEKNNPNKGSWKWGPDGHGAILLVNCDSERTYWKEQDSKKNHITKVSDLKDMSPMVLRTRGPAKLPEGYKLTMHISQSDAESVRVFRTRSPEAKNTISNFVYSSPLKDYPLVLNSEVLSQEVPYLGHEAEMKFYVEGLRFPDKDFNGLISINLSLLEPICTGLPETPIFTDTAVFRVAPWIMTPNTLQPVEVFVCSTSDNFKFLKGMINLVNKSGYKLKVCHEYLNRGDRWMQDELEFGYIDSPHQRFPVVLDSPRDGKLQDFPYNELLGPDFGYVTRIAQRKDVSSLDSFGNLEVSPPVTVNGKNYPLGRIIIGVAFPTATQGRNMTKVVQDFLWAQTVQEPIALFSDWLTVGHVDEFMTFVPAPDRKRFRLLLASPDAGYKLFRGLKNDGHGQAKMFDGLKPEEAITVDDILNNKSLQAENNYVQSCIDWNRDVLKKELGLDDEDIIDLPILFQLNGESGLRAEAFFPDMVNMIVLGKNLGIPKPFGPKVNGRCALEAEMCSLMGGLGLSCTFIDDYASYHKLLGEVHCGSNVRREPFDFKWWNLEV; this is encoded by the exons GAGCGCCCCTCCCAGCTCCAAGTTCTTCTCTGTGAAGTGCACCCCCAGTGTTCAGTGCAGCATCAGCCCCCCGCCCCAGGAGACCTCACACCTCTCACCCATCCCTCTAAATAAAAACTCAGTGCTGCTCATCAGCATGAGCCGTGCCAGTGAGCATGAACATGATTGCAAG CTGTCTGTCAGGTACTATGCGGAGAAGAAAGAGTTGTTGGGGAATGCAATTCTGCACCTGACAGCTGTTG AGATCTCTCTGGATGTGGATGCGGACAGAGACGGTGTGGTGGAGAAAAACAACCCTAATAAG GGCTCCTGGAAATGGGGTCCTGATGGACACGGAGCCATCCTATTGGTCAACTGTGACTCAGAGCGGACCTATTGGAAGGAACAAGACTCAAAGAAGAACCACATCACCAAAGTGTCAG ATCTGAAGGACATGTCGCCCATGGTGCTGCGGACCAGAGGCCCTGCAAAGCTCCCAGAGGGCTACAAGCTCACCATGCACATCTCACAGAGCGATGCAGAGAGCGTGAGAGTGTTCAGGACCAGATCCCCTGAAGCGAAAAACACCATAT CAAACTTCGTCTATAGCTCCCCATTGAAGGACTATCCACTGGTGCTGAACAGTGAGGTCCTGTCACAGGAGGTGCCGTACCTTGGCCACGAAGCAGAGATGAAGTTTTACGTGGAGGGCCTCAGGTTTCCCGACAAAGACTTCAATGGCCTCATCAGCATCAACCTCAGTCTATTAGAGCCTATTTGTACA GGTCTCCCAGAGACGCCCATTTTCACAGACACAGCTGTGTTCAGAGTGGCGCCCTGGATCATGACACCCAACACCCTGCAGCCTGTagaggtgtttgtgtgcag CACATCTGATAACTTTAAGTTCCTGAAAGGAATGATAAACCTTGTTAACAAGAGCGGGTACAAGCTGAAGGTTTGCCACGAATATCTGAACAGAGGAGATCGGTGGATGCAg GATGAGCTGGAGTTTGGTTACATCGACTCACCTCACCAACGGTTTCCTGTTGTTCTTGATTCCCCTCGAGATGGAAAACTCCAGGACTTTCCATACAATGAGCTACTG GGCCCTGACTTTGGCTACGTGACGAGGATAGCCCAGAGAAAGGATGTGAGCAGTCTGGACTCATTCGGTAATCTGGAGGTTAGTCCTCCTGTTACTGTGAATGGGAAAAACTACCCCCTGGGCCGAATCATCATCGGAGTGGCTTTCCCTAC GGCAACTCAAGGACGCAACATGACCAAAGTGGTTCAGGACTTCCTGTGGGCTCAGACGGTTCAGGAGCCAATCGCCTTGTTTTCAGATTGGCTCACTGTCGGCCACGTTGATGAATTCATGACTTTTGTTCCTGCACCTGACAGAAAG CGTTTCCGGCTGCTGCTGGCCAGCCCCGACGCCGGCTACAAGCTATTCAGAGGCTTAAAGAACGACGGTCACGGACAAGCCAAGATGTTCGACG GTCTGAAACCTGAAGAAGCAATAACGGTGGACGATATTCTCAATAACAAGAGTTTACAAGCTGAAAACAACTACGTGCAG AGCTGCATCGACTGGAACAGAGACGTCCTGAAGAAAGAGCTGGGCCTGGACGACGAGGACATCATTGACCTGCCGATCCTATTCCAGCTGAATGGGGAGTCTGGGTTAAGAGCAGAGGCGTTCTTCCCTGACATG GTGAACATGATCGTTCTGGGGAAAAACCTCGGCATCCCGAAGCCCTTCGGCCCCAAGGTGAACGGCCGCTGTGCCCTGGAGGCGGAGATGTGCTCGCTGATGGGGGGCCTGGGCCTCAGCTGCACCTTCATCGACGACTACGCCTCCTACCACAAGCTGCTGGGAGAGGTGCACTGTGGCTCCAACGTCCGTAGGGAGCCGTTTGACTTCAAGTGGTGGAACCTGGAGGTGTGA